A window of the Rubeoparvulum massiliense genome harbors these coding sequences:
- a CDS encoding peroxiredoxin, producing the protein MAERMVGLPAPKFEMEAYMPNGEFSKVSLDDYKGKWLVLFFYPLDFTFVCPTEITALSQAYDQFKALDCEIVGASTDSKFSHKAWVNMPVDQGGLGHIHFPLGQDITHEVSRNYGVLIEEAGVALRGLFIIDPEGVLKYSVVNHNDIGRSVEETLRVLQALQTGGLCPANWKPGQKTL; encoded by the coding sequence ATGGCAGAACGTATGGTTGGTTTACCAGCACCAAAGTTTGAGATGGAAGCCTACATGCCCAATGGTGAATTTAGTAAGGTTTCTCTTGATGATTATAAGGGGAAATGGTTGGTTCTCTTCTTCTATCCTTTGGACTTTACTTTCGTATGTCCTACGGAGATCACCGCTTTGAGTCAAGCTTATGACCAATTCAAAGCTTTGGATTGTGAGATTGTGGGCGCTTCTACTGATTCGAAGTTTAGTCATAAGGCATGGGTAAATATGCCTGTGGATCAAGGTGGTTTAGGCCATATTCATTTCCCATTAGGTCAGGATATTACCCATGAAGTATCCCGTAACTATGGTGTTCTCATTGAAGAAGCTGGAGTTGCTCTACGCGGTCTCTTTATTATTGATCCAGAAGGCGTTCTCAAGTATTCCGTGGTTAATCATAATGATATCGGACGTTCCGTAGAAGAGACTCTCCGTGTCCTTCAAGCTCTTCAAACAGGTGGTCTTTGCCCAGCAAACTGGAAACCAGGTCAAAAAACACTGTAA
- a CDS encoding DUF2797 domain-containing protein — MQAEGIIQRLSHQYADPVEYYLALQDEEVSLNEVIGHPIKIQYAHAISCIACGRSIKKTYNSGYCYPCFQKLPENDLCIVKPSLCHFAEGTCRDSEFGEQHCMIPHYVYLAISSGIKVGLTRKNNELKRWIDQGAVRAIPIAECTTRKRAGELELFLTDYLPDKTNWRKMLKGEVDEADLFQLRQELTAIIPEEFQQDLLTVDEITEITYPQLEQLKKIQSIQLDKQDEIEDRLIGIKGQYLILEHGVFHVRKHAGYHIQFSWE, encoded by the coding sequence TTGCAAGCAGAAGGAATCATTCAGCGTCTTAGCCATCAATATGCTGATCCAGTTGAGTATTATTTAGCCCTACAGGATGAGGAAGTTTCTTTAAACGAAGTGATCGGTCACCCGATTAAAATCCAATATGCCCACGCAATCTCTTGTATTGCATGTGGTCGATCCATTAAAAAAACGTATAATTCTGGTTATTGCTATCCTTGCTTTCAGAAGCTACCAGAGAATGACCTCTGTATTGTAAAGCCTTCCCTTTGTCACTTTGCTGAAGGGACCTGTCGCGACTCAGAGTTCGGTGAGCAGCATTGTATGATTCCCCACTATGTTTACCTCGCCATTAGTAGTGGTATCAAAGTGGGGCTAACACGAAAAAACAATGAGTTAAAGCGTTGGATCGATCAAGGTGCAGTTCGGGCTATTCCCATTGCAGAATGTACTACGCGTAAGCGTGCTGGTGAATTAGAGCTTTTCTTAACCGACTATCTCCCTGATAAAACCAATTGGCGGAAAATGCTGAAGGGCGAGGTAGATGAAGCGGATCTCTTTCAGCTTCGGCAGGAGCTCACTGCGATCATTCCTGAAGAGTTCCAGCAAGATTTGCTAACAGTAGACGAGATCACTGAGATTACCTATCCTCAGCTTGAGCAGTTAAAAAAGATTCAATCCATTCAATTAGATAAGCAGGATGAGATTGAGGATCGCTTAATCGGTATTAAAGGTCAGTATTTAATCCTAGAGCATGGCGTCTTCCATGTACGAAAGCATGCCGGCTATCATATCCAATTTTCTTGGGAATAG
- a CDS encoding amino acid ABC transporter ATP-binding protein: MAAIIQVKDLHKSYGDLEVLKGINCEIMEGEVVCIIGPSGSGKSTLLRCLNLLETPTSGEIVVNGHVLTDPKVDDNLVRREVGMVFQRFNLFPHMTVVENVMLAPKKVLNMPEAEAHRLALELLQKVGLGDKAEQLPNRLSGGQMQRVAIARALAMNPKIMLFDEPTSALDPELVGEVLNVMKELAKEGMTMVVVTHEMGFAREVGDRVLFMDYGKILEEGEPSELFANPQHERTQEFLNKIL, encoded by the coding sequence ATGGCAGCGATTATTCAAGTAAAGGATTTGCACAAATCATATGGCGATCTTGAAGTGTTAAAGGGGATTAATTGTGAAATTATGGAGGGAGAAGTGGTCTGTATTATTGGACCCTCTGGCTCTGGAAAGAGTACCTTGTTACGCTGTCTCAATTTATTAGAGACGCCTACGAGCGGTGAGATTGTGGTGAATGGCCATGTATTAACCGATCCGAAGGTAGATGATAACCTCGTTCGACGTGAAGTGGGGATGGTGTTCCAACGTTTTAATCTCTTTCCCCATATGACAGTGGTAGAGAATGTGATGCTGGCTCCGAAGAAGGTACTTAATATGCCTGAGGCAGAAGCTCATCGTTTAGCGTTAGAATTGTTACAGAAGGTGGGTCTTGGTGATAAAGCTGAACAGCTTCCCAATCGTCTTTCAGGCGGACAGATGCAACGGGTAGCGATTGCACGTGCCTTGGCGATGAATCCAAAAATTATGCTTTTTGATGAACCAACATCTGCCTTGGATCCAGAGTTGGTAGGCGAAGTGTTGAATGTCATGAAGGAGCTAGCGAAAGAAGGAATGACAATGGTGGTGGTTACCCATGAGATGGGGTTTGCTCGTGAAGTAGGTGACCGCGTGCTATTCATGGATTATGGAAAGATTCTAGAAGAAGGGGAACCATCTGAACTATTTGCCAATCCCCAACATGAGCGGACCCAAGAATTCCTTAATAAGATTCTTTAG
- a CDS encoding FUSC family protein, whose product MERLRQWIGGRLIKTGIAVFITSAILIAFDLPVVYAVMATIVSIEPTAAASLRKGLIRFPAAVLGAAFALTFDYLLGPIPLTYTLAAMVTIFVCHRLGWGDGLIVATLTAIVMIPSTTENYTVAFFTRMLTTFIGIGVATLVNLFIFPPRFMRLLCSQVPLFCQESITLFDEWIQYLLGDGGDEHQLHQQLQVGRDRLQQFNQFQAYQEEEWRYHQRQDDEHKRAIEIEEQVLRLKLLYDYLGVIQHLQTGQFYTTEEKNMILAYAKEIGSLFLAPSNQRGSMTHSRELTSSTALGQLVLMLYEKLLNMNRETLPPIQKE is encoded by the coding sequence ATGGAACGCCTGCGGCAATGGATTGGAGGTCGCCTCATTAAGACGGGGATCGCGGTCTTTATTACATCAGCCATTCTGATCGCCTTTGACTTACCTGTTGTCTATGCTGTTATGGCCACCATCGTCTCCATTGAACCAACCGCAGCTGCCTCTTTGCGCAAAGGGCTGATTCGCTTCCCTGCAGCGGTTCTAGGAGCTGCTTTTGCGCTAACCTTTGATTATTTATTGGGACCCATCCCACTTACCTATACATTGGCTGCGATGGTCACAATCTTTGTCTGCCATCGTCTAGGCTGGGGTGATGGACTCATTGTAGCCACCTTGACGGCCATTGTAATGATTCCTAGTACAACAGAAAACTATACCGTAGCCTTTTTCACACGGATGCTGACCACATTCATCGGAATTGGAGTAGCAACGCTCGTTAATCTGTTCATTTTTCCACCTCGCTTTATGCGATTGCTCTGCAGTCAGGTTCCACTCTTCTGTCAAGAAAGCATTACCCTTTTCGATGAGTGGATTCAATATCTTCTTGGAGACGGTGGTGATGAGCACCAATTACACCAACAGCTCCAAGTGGGAAGAGATCGTTTGCAACAGTTCAATCAATTTCAAGCGTATCAAGAAGAAGAGTGGCGGTATCATCAAAGACAAGATGATGAACATAAGCGGGCAATTGAGATTGAAGAACAGGTTCTACGCTTAAAGCTCTTATATGATTATCTCGGAGTAATTCAACACCTTCAGACGGGACAGTTTTATACGACAGAAGAAAAAAACATGATCCTTGCATATGCAAAGGAGATTGGTTCTTTGTTTTTGGCTCCCTCTAATCAGCGGGGTAGCATGACCCATTCTCGAGAACTTACTTCGTCAACAGCCTTAGGTCAATTGGTGCTGATGTTGTATGAGAAGCTTTTGAACATGAATAGAGAGACTCTTCCTCCCATCCAAAAGGAGTAG
- a CDS encoding acyl-CoA dehydrogenase family protein yields MSQSIREGVRGGAFLLQEGETDRLFTPEDFSEEHKMIARTAEEFVTQEVWPVLPAIEEHQFDHSVRLMKQAGELGLLGADVPEEYGGIGLDKISSSLITEKFALSRSFALTQGAHVGIGSLPIVYFGTEEQKTKYLPKLATGEYIAAYALTEPGSGSDALGAKTSARLSEDGKYYILNGEKQWITNAGFADLFVVYAKVDGEQFSAFIVERAYEGVSTGPEEKKMGIKGSSTRTLLLDEVKVPVENLLGEVGRGHVIAFNILNIGRFKLGVGCVGSSKRALEVAVQYAKERKQFQTPIIQFPLIQEKIGRMAANTYALESAIYRTAGLMEDALSDVEVNDGQGVAAAIAEYAMECSITKVLGSEIFDGIADEAVQIHGGYGFMAEYEVENMYRDSRINRIFEGTNEINRLLIPNTLVKKTLKGELPFLQAATRIQEELLTYIPSLPGDEPLAQEQNMIENGKKLFIMLAGTALQKYEKRLAQEQEILARAADVVIEIYAMESAYLRTMKAIHQHGEEREALKINLTRIYIHEAFQRIEQTLREGLVYMEDGDMLRTMLSMVKKLTRTEPVNLITLRRQVAQAMAEQEKYLV; encoded by the coding sequence ATGAGTCAGTCGATTCGTGAGGGAGTACGTGGTGGTGCGTTTCTCTTACAAGAGGGAGAAACCGATCGCCTTTTTACACCAGAGGATTTTTCTGAAGAGCATAAGATGATTGCTAGGACGGCGGAGGAGTTTGTAACTCAAGAGGTATGGCCCGTTTTGCCAGCCATTGAGGAGCATCAGTTTGACCACTCCGTTCGCTTAATGAAGCAGGCAGGGGAGCTCGGACTATTAGGTGCTGATGTCCCTGAAGAATATGGTGGCATCGGACTAGATAAGATCAGCTCTAGTTTAATCACAGAGAAGTTTGCATTGAGTCGCTCCTTTGCCCTAACCCAAGGTGCTCATGTGGGGATTGGGAGTCTTCCCATCGTTTACTTTGGAACAGAGGAACAGAAGACGAAGTATCTCCCTAAGCTAGCAACAGGGGAATATATAGCTGCCTATGCGCTGACAGAGCCAGGCTCTGGTTCAGATGCTTTGGGTGCAAAAACCTCAGCGCGACTCTCAGAGGATGGAAAGTATTATATCCTAAATGGGGAAAAGCAGTGGATTACCAATGCTGGCTTTGCGGACCTCTTTGTGGTCTATGCAAAGGTGGATGGTGAGCAGTTCAGCGCCTTTATCGTTGAGCGCGCCTATGAGGGGGTATCCACAGGACCTGAGGAGAAGAAGATGGGGATTAAGGGTTCCTCTACGCGTACCTTGCTCTTGGATGAGGTGAAGGTACCGGTGGAGAATCTCCTCGGTGAAGTAGGACGTGGCCATGTGATTGCTTTTAATATCCTCAATATTGGTCGTTTTAAGCTTGGTGTGGGATGTGTCGGGTCCTCGAAGCGTGCCCTTGAGGTGGCGGTTCAATATGCGAAGGAGCGGAAGCAGTTTCAGACTCCCATTATTCAATTCCCTTTAATTCAAGAGAAGATCGGGAGGATGGCTGCCAACACTTACGCATTGGAGAGTGCCATCTATCGGACAGCAGGATTAATGGAGGATGCCCTATCTGATGTAGAAGTCAATGATGGGCAAGGGGTGGCAGCAGCCATTGCCGAGTATGCCATGGAATGCTCCATTACCAAGGTATTAGGGTCAGAGATCTTCGATGGGATTGCCGATGAAGCAGTACAGATCCATGGTGGCTATGGTTTTATGGCAGAGTATGAGGTTGAAAATATGTATCGTGATTCGCGGATCAATCGAATCTTCGAAGGAACCAATGAGATTAATCGCTTGTTGATTCCCAATACCTTGGTGAAGAAAACACTAAAAGGAGAATTGCCATTCCTTCAAGCAGCCACGCGTATCCAAGAGGAGCTGCTGACTTATATTCCTTCCTTACCAGGAGATGAGCCATTGGCCCAGGAACAGAATATGATCGAGAATGGGAAAAAGCTTTTCATTATGTTAGCGGGAACCGCATTACAGAAGTATGAGAAGCGATTAGCACAGGAGCAAGAGATTTTGGCTCGTGCTGCTGATGTGGTAATCGAAATCTATGCCATGGAGAGTGCGTATCTCCGTACAATGAAAGCCATCCATCAGCATGGTGAAGAGAGGGAAGCGTTGAAAATCAATCTGACCCGAATCTATATCCACGAGGCATTTCAACGAATTGAACAAACATTACGGGAAGGTCTTGTATATATGGAGGATGGAGATATGCTCCGCACCATGTTAAGTATGGTGAAGAAGTTGACAAGAACAGAACCTGTCAATCTCATTACCTTACGCCGTCAGGTTGCCCAAGCCATGGCAGAGCAGGAAAAATACCTGGTGTAA
- a CDS encoding acetyl-CoA C-acetyltransferase, protein MEEVVIVAGVRTPVGKAKKGSLRQVRPDDLGALVVKELLNRVPQVTGEIIEDVILGCAFPEAEQGMNLGRIVAARASLPAAVPGITINRFCSSGLQSIAYGAQQIMIGAADVVIAGGVESMSMVPMGGNLPSPNPTLMEEYPEVYMSMGHTAEEVARRYGVSREDQDAFAVRSHQRAAQAIAEGRFVEEIVPVPIVERKRKADGKWDEVVHLFAMDEGVRPSTTQEVLAGLKPSFHPQGTVTAGNASQTSDGAAAVLLMSRKKADELGVKPMGRFHSFAVAGVAPEVMGIGPIAAVPKALEQAKLSLEQIDLIELNEAFASQAIQVIRSLGLDEEKVNVNGGAIALGHPLGCTGAKLTVSLLHELRRRGGRYGLVTMCIGGGMGAAGVFELLNE, encoded by the coding sequence ATGGAAGAGGTAGTGATTGTCGCAGGGGTTCGCACTCCTGTAGGGAAGGCGAAGAAAGGAAGTTTACGGCAGGTACGACCGGATGATCTCGGTGCTTTGGTGGTGAAAGAGCTACTCAATCGTGTTCCGCAAGTAACAGGAGAGATAATCGAGGATGTGATCCTAGGTTGTGCTTTTCCTGAAGCGGAGCAGGGGATGAATCTCGGTCGAATCGTTGCAGCCCGGGCTAGCTTACCTGCAGCGGTGCCTGGGATCACCATCAATCGCTTCTGTTCATCAGGTCTACAATCCATCGCCTATGGCGCACAGCAGATTATGATCGGTGCAGCGGATGTGGTGATTGCTGGGGGTGTGGAGAGTATGAGTATGGTTCCCATGGGGGGGAATCTACCTTCACCCAACCCCACATTAATGGAGGAATATCCCGAGGTATATATGTCCATGGGACATACGGCAGAAGAAGTGGCTCGTCGCTATGGTGTATCACGTGAGGATCAGGATGCCTTTGCTGTACGGAGCCATCAACGAGCTGCTCAAGCCATTGCAGAAGGACGCTTTGTGGAAGAGATTGTACCTGTGCCCATCGTCGAAAGAAAACGAAAGGCTGATGGAAAATGGGATGAGGTGGTTCATCTCTTCGCGATGGATGAAGGGGTACGACCATCAACAACCCAGGAGGTTTTAGCAGGGTTAAAGCCTAGCTTTCATCCTCAGGGTACAGTAACTGCAGGGAATGCATCTCAGACCAGCGATGGCGCTGCTGCTGTTCTGCTCATGTCAAGAAAGAAAGCTGATGAGCTTGGCGTGAAGCCGATGGGACGTTTTCACTCTTTTGCTGTTGCAGGTGTGGCTCCAGAAGTGATGGGGATTGGCCCTATTGCAGCAGTACCGAAGGCATTAGAGCAGGCAAAGCTCTCTTTGGAGCAAATTGATTTAATTGAACTGAATGAAGCGTTCGCTTCTCAAGCAATTCAAGTGATCCGGAGCTTAGGATTGGATGAAGAAAAGGTGAATGTAAATGGAGGAGCCATCGCCTTAGGTCATCCCCTCGGTTGTACTGGTGCAAAACTGACCGTCTCCTTGCTCCATGAATTACGACGACGCGGTGGACGTTATGGTCTCGTAACCATGTGCATTGGTGGTGGTATGGGCGCAGCAGGTGTCTTTGAATTACTCAACGAGTAA
- a CDS encoding 3-hydroxyacyl-CoA dehydrogenase/enoyl-CoA hydratase family protein has product MRMRAIRRVVVIGSGVMGSGIAAHLANAGLIVDLLDIVPQSLTAKEEQAGLTLEDPRVRNRLAEEARQRLLQTKPAPLFTPAHLKRIEAGNLEDHHERLQQADWIIEVVVEKLEVKQVIFQLVDEWRKPGSIVSSNTSGISIAAMAAGRSDDFRHHFCGTHFFNPPRYLKLLEVIPTEETKPEVVQFIRQFAEQRLGKGVVIARDTVNFIANRIGTYGLQVTIQAMVEGGYGIDEVDEVTGPLLGRPKSATFRTLDVVGLDTYAHVANNVHLHVEDEAEKQVFCLPTFVQTMISNGWLGAKTGQGFYQKTRGQAGKEILVLNVESMEYRPRQRMQAPSINRAKQAKTLEEKIRILAYSEDRAGKLVWEVLKSTLLYAASKVGEIAEDLHSIDQAMRWGFGWELGPFEVWDALGVVKSVERMQAEGEVIPTLVKELLASGQTSFYQRNIGTTHFFTKGAGLREIEHDQRVINLEALKEKGRVITRNAGATLLDLDDGIALLQFTSPNNALGLDVIQLIHQELPKLEERYRGLVIGNQGKHFCVGANIALMLMEAQDENWFELEQVIKGFQQAMMKLKYSKIPVVAAPFQMALGGGAEISFPAAHIQAAAETYLGLVEVGVGLIPGGGGNKEVLLRLLDTIPEGVEVDLQSYVNQAFMLIAMARVSTSAHEAKALGLLRPQDGVTMNQDFLLYDAKQKAIRLAEEGYAPPIPRKIPVVGETGLATLELGAYGFLQSGQISDHDYTIAKKLAFVLAGGHVPKGTLVDEEYLLDLEREAFLSLLGEVKTQQRMQHMLLKGKPLRN; this is encoded by the coding sequence ATGAGAATGAGAGCGATCCGTCGTGTTGTGGTGATTGGCTCTGGTGTCATGGGATCAGGGATCGCAGCACACCTAGCCAATGCAGGGTTGATAGTAGATTTACTCGACATTGTACCACAGAGTCTCACAGCCAAAGAGGAGCAAGCAGGCTTAACATTGGAGGATCCAAGGGTTCGTAATCGCTTGGCAGAAGAGGCGAGGCAGCGCTTATTACAGACCAAGCCAGCGCCTCTCTTTACACCTGCTCACTTGAAGCGAATTGAAGCAGGTAACTTGGAGGACCATCATGAACGCTTGCAACAGGCCGATTGGATTATTGAAGTGGTTGTGGAGAAGCTGGAGGTAAAGCAAGTTATCTTTCAATTGGTGGATGAGTGGAGAAAACCAGGAAGTATTGTGAGCTCCAATACCTCAGGGATCTCCATCGCTGCTATGGCAGCTGGTCGAAGCGATGATTTTCGTCACCATTTCTGCGGAACTCATTTCTTCAATCCTCCGCGCTATCTGAAATTATTGGAAGTGATACCCACAGAGGAGACGAAGCCAGAGGTCGTTCAATTCATCCGTCAATTCGCTGAGCAGCGTCTTGGTAAAGGTGTAGTCATTGCTCGTGATACGGTGAATTTTATCGCCAATCGGATCGGAACCTATGGGCTTCAAGTAACGATCCAGGCCATGGTGGAAGGTGGCTATGGCATCGATGAAGTGGATGAGGTAACAGGTCCGCTTTTAGGTCGCCCTAAGAGTGCCACCTTCCGTACCTTGGATGTGGTTGGTCTAGATACGTATGCCCATGTGGCCAATAATGTTCACCTCCATGTGGAAGATGAAGCAGAGAAACAGGTCTTTTGCTTACCGACATTTGTCCAGACCATGATCAGTAATGGCTGGTTGGGTGCCAAAACTGGTCAAGGCTTTTATCAAAAAACACGTGGGCAAGCCGGGAAAGAGATTCTCGTCCTCAATGTGGAGAGCATGGAGTATCGACCGCGTCAACGGATGCAAGCACCTTCCATCAACAGAGCGAAGCAGGCGAAGACCTTAGAAGAGAAGATTCGAATTCTTGCTTATAGTGAGGATCGTGCAGGAAAATTGGTTTGGGAGGTATTAAAATCCACCTTGCTCTATGCGGCAAGTAAGGTTGGGGAGATTGCGGAGGATCTTCATAGCATCGATCAGGCCATGCGTTGGGGCTTTGGCTGGGAGCTTGGCCCCTTTGAAGTCTGGGATGCCCTCGGTGTGGTGAAGAGTGTGGAACGGATGCAAGCAGAAGGAGAAGTGATTCCCACCCTCGTTAAAGAGCTGTTAGCATCAGGTCAGACTAGTTTTTATCAAAGAAACATTGGAACGACTCACTTCTTTACGAAGGGTGCTGGTTTGCGCGAGATTGAGCATGATCAGCGAGTGATCAATCTCGAAGCATTGAAGGAAAAAGGACGGGTGATTACGCGGAATGCAGGTGCTACGCTCCTTGATCTAGATGATGGCATCGCATTGCTGCAGTTTACTTCACCTAATAATGCATTAGGGCTTGATGTGATTCAGCTGATTCACCAAGAGCTTCCCAAGCTGGAGGAGCGATATCGTGGGCTCGTGATCGGGAATCAAGGAAAACACTTCTGTGTCGGCGCCAATATCGCTTTGATGCTCATGGAGGCACAGGATGAGAATTGGTTTGAGCTGGAGCAGGTGATCAAAGGCTTTCAACAAGCCATGATGAAGCTGAAGTATAGCAAGATTCCGGTGGTCGCTGCGCCGTTTCAAATGGCTTTGGGAGGCGGTGCAGAGATCAGCTTTCCAGCTGCTCATATTCAGGCTGCTGCGGAGACCTATCTCGGCTTAGTGGAGGTTGGCGTCGGGTTGATTCCTGGCGGTGGAGGGAATAAAGAGGTCCTACTCCGTCTACTGGATACCATTCCTGAAGGGGTAGAAGTGGACCTCCAGTCCTATGTGAATCAAGCCTTCATGTTAATTGCCATGGCGCGGGTCTCTACCAGTGCCCATGAAGCGAAAGCCTTAGGATTACTTCGTCCACAGGATGGGGTCACGATGAATCAAGATTTTCTACTCTATGATGCGAAGCAGAAGGCGATCCGATTAGCAGAGGAAGGCTATGCACCACCGATTCCTCGCAAGATTCCGGTGGTGGGGGAAACGGGCCTTGCTACTTTGGAATTAGGAGCCTATGGCTTTTTACAGAGTGGGCAGATCAGTGATCATGACTATACCATTGCGAAAAAACTGGCTTTTGTCCTCGCAGGTGGACATGTGCCGAAAGGGACGCTTGTAGATGAAGAGTATCTACTAGATCTTGAACGGGAAGCATTTCTCAGTCTGCTTGGGGAAGTGAAAACACAGCAACGCATGCAGCACATGCTGTTAAAAGGAAAGCCTTTACGTAATTAA
- a CDS encoding PIG-L deacetylase family protein, which produces MKRILAIFAHPDDETFACGGSLTKWAEEGAEITLLCATRGEAGRRMGDPPFTTREELPQVREAELRQACEVMGVQYLHFLDIKDKEVELHEPEPLTSILRDWMEQLKPDLVVTFGLLGRFNYHADHRAVSRCATEAFMSSSHPCMLYYPLFPAEWEKASELGLQQKDLVRIEITDTWEKKVTALQAHRTQMEQEKWLWQRDSARERIAMFEAFIPVIHPKLEK; this is translated from the coding sequence ATGAAACGGATTCTCGCAATTTTTGCACATCCCGACGACGAAACCTTCGCATGTGGTGGTTCTCTGACCAAATGGGCTGAGGAGGGAGCAGAGATCACCTTGCTCTGTGCAACGAGAGGCGAAGCAGGACGCCGAATGGGGGATCCTCCGTTTACTACGAGGGAAGAGCTTCCTCAAGTTCGTGAAGCAGAATTACGACAGGCCTGTGAGGTAATGGGTGTTCAGTATCTTCATTTCCTCGATATTAAGGATAAGGAAGTGGAGCTTCATGAGCCAGAGCCACTCACTTCCATCTTACGAGACTGGATGGAGCAACTGAAGCCGGATCTGGTTGTCACCTTTGGGCTACTGGGACGGTTCAATTATCATGCTGATCATCGTGCGGTCTCCCGCTGTGCAACGGAAGCGTTCATGAGTAGCTCCCATCCCTGTATGCTATACTATCCGCTCTTTCCTGCAGAATGGGAGAAAGCTAGTGAGCTAGGACTACAGCAGAAGGATCTGGTCCGTATCGAGATTACGGATACTTGGGAGAAGAAGGTGACTGCACTGCAAGCACACCGCACACAGATGGAGCAGGAGAAGTGGCTATGGCAACGGGATTCAGCACGAGAGAGGATTGCCATGTTTGAAGCATTCATTCCTGTCATTCATCCCAAGCTAGAAAAATAG
- a CDS encoding ATP-binding cassette domain-containing protein, whose protein sequence is MLQVQIVKQLTQTVLRANFTVENEIVVLFGPSGAGKTTILNSIAGLVHPDQGKIICNDQVFFQRSEDGKHETLPIQKRRVGYLFQDYALFPHMTVEQNICYGFRRREYQQVCQHVDHLVSTLHIGHLLKKYPNQISGGEKQRVALARALAIQPQVLLLDEPMSALDPDTRCQCQDELLRLHQEWQIPTILVTHDRTEAERLGDRILHLNEGVLHYAKVGESEALVY, encoded by the coding sequence ATGTTACAGGTCCAGATTGTGAAGCAACTTACGCAGACGGTATTACGTGCTAATTTTACTGTGGAGAATGAAATTGTGGTTCTGTTCGGTCCATCAGGAGCAGGGAAAACTACCATATTAAACAGTATTGCTGGTTTGGTTCATCCTGACCAAGGGAAAATCATCTGCAATGATCAGGTATTCTTCCAACGATCTGAGGATGGGAAGCATGAGACGCTACCAATTCAGAAAAGAAGAGTGGGTTATCTCTTTCAGGACTATGCTCTCTTTCCCCATATGACTGTGGAACAGAATATCTGCTATGGCTTCAGACGGCGGGAGTATCAACAGGTGTGTCAGCATGTAGATCATCTTGTCTCCACCCTTCATATCGGTCATCTGCTAAAGAAGTATCCCAATCAAATCTCGGGCGGAGAGAAGCAACGGGTTGCACTTGCTCGAGCTTTAGCTATTCAACCACAAGTCCTACTCCTCGATGAGCCCATGTCAGCGTTGGACCCAGATACACGTTGCCAGTGTCAGGACGAACTACTACGCTTACATCAAGAGTGGCAGATTCCCACCATTCTCGTCACCCATGATCGTACGGAAGCAGAACGGCTCGGCGATCGGATTCTTCATTTAAACGAAGGGGTACTTCATTATGCTAAAGTGGGTGAAAGTGAAGCGCTGGTATATTGA
- the modB gene encoding molybdate ABC transporter permease subunit → MTPFLLSLKIAGMATLIVFMIGVALAHWMARHQFFGKSFIEALVTLPLVLPPTVVGFGLLILFGKNGMIGKWLDDWFGVQVVFTWVAAVIASVVVSFPLMYQNAVAAFQQVDRRLESAALLMGASRLHVFRTITFPLAWPGLLAGLVLTFARALGEFGATLMLAGYIPGRTDTMPLAIYFAVESGHMDLAAFWAIIIVTFGLSIIMWLNWWSKKNIQRYTQQEGRG, encoded by the coding sequence ATGACACCCTTTCTTCTCTCATTAAAAATTGCAGGCATGGCTACATTGATCGTCTTTATGATCGGGGTAGCATTGGCTCACTGGATGGCCCGCCATCAATTCTTTGGAAAGAGCTTCATCGAAGCCCTTGTTACCCTACCCCTTGTCTTGCCTCCTACCGTTGTAGGCTTCGGCTTACTCATTCTGTTTGGGAAAAATGGAATGATTGGCAAGTGGCTCGATGATTGGTTTGGTGTACAGGTGGTTTTTACTTGGGTGGCAGCAGTGATTGCCTCTGTGGTCGTCTCTTTTCCACTCATGTATCAGAATGCAGTTGCTGCTTTTCAGCAGGTGGATCGCCGGCTAGAATCAGCTGCACTTCTCATGGGGGCATCACGTCTCCATGTTTTTCGCACCATTACCTTTCCCTTAGCGTGGCCTGGCCTATTGGCTGGTTTGGTCCTTACATTTGCCCGTGCGCTAGGCGAATTTGGTGCTACCCTGATGCTAGCTGGCTATATTCCAGGACGGACGGATACCATGCCATTGGCCATCTATTTTGCCGTAGAGTCAGGGCATATGGATCTAGCTGCTTTTTGGGCGATTATCATCGTTACCTTTGGCTTAAGTATTATCATGTGGCTTAATTGGTGGAGTAAGAAAAATATCCAACGCTACACACAACAGGAAGGGAGGGGATAA